One Papio anubis isolate 15944 chromosome 9, Panubis1.0, whole genome shotgun sequence genomic window carries:
- the SMCO3 gene encoding single-pass membrane and coiled-coil domain-containing protein 3 has protein sequence MAQSDFLYPENPKRRQEVNRLHQQLLDCLSDSFDVTNKLTEVLNTHLGCRLASIEMKRDGTIKENCDIIIQAIMKIQKELQKVDEALKDKLEPTLYRKLQDIKEKETEKIAIVQQVISVILGEATSAASAVAVKLVGSNITTGIINKLVTVLAQIGASLLGSIGVAVLGLGIDMIVRAILGAVEKTQLQAAIKSYEKHLVEFKSASEKYNHAITEVINLVKHQMK, from the coding sequence ATGGCCCAAAGTGACTTCCTTTACCCAGAGAACCCAAAGAGGCGGCAAGAAGTAAATCGTCTTCACCAACAGCTCCTTGATTGCTTATCTGACAGCTTCGATGTCACCAATAAGCTGACTGAGGTTCTAAATACGCACTTGGGGTGCAGGCTGGCCTCCATTGAGATGAAAAGAGACGGGACCATCAAAGAAAACTGTGATATCATCATCCAAGCCATTATGAAAATCCAAAAGGAATTGCAAAAGGTTGATGAAGCACTAAAAGACAAGCTAGAGCCAACCCTCTATAGAAAACTTCAGGATattaaggaaaaggaaacagagaaaattgCAATAGTGCAACAGGTTATTTCGGTCATCCTGGGAGAAGCTACATCTGCAGCCAGTGCAGTTGCTGTTAAACTTGTGGGCTCAAATATCACAACTGGCATAATTAACAAGTTGGTCACTGTGTTAGCTCAAATTGGTGCTTCTCTCCTTGGTAGTATTGGAGTTGCTGTTCTTGGCCTTGGCATAGATATGATTGTCCGTGCCATCCTGGGAGCAGTGGAAAAAACACAGCTTCAAGCAGCCATCAAAAGTTATGAGAAGCATCTGGTGGAATTCAAGTCAGCCTCAGAAAAATATAATCATGCCATTACTGAGGTCATCAATCTAGTGAAACACCAAATGAAATGA